The segment GGCAACAATTAGCAGAAAACACCGATTTACTCTTTTATGAAGGTTTACATGGTGGGGTTGTCGATGGCGAGATCCATGTCGCACAACATGTTGATCTTCTAATTGGCATGGTACCCATTGTTAACTTGGAGTGGATCCAAAAAATTGTTCGTGACACGAGAGATCGAGGGCATTCTCGCGAAGCGGTGATGGAGTCTATCGTTCGATCAATGGACGATTACTTAAATTATTTAACCCCGCAATTTTCACGTACGCATATCAACTTTCAACGTGTACCAACCGTTGATACCTCAAACCCTGTGAGTGCCAAAGGGATCCCAAGCTTGGATGAAAGCTTTGTTGTGATTCGATTCCGCGGTTTAAATAATGTCGATTTTCCGTATTTACTTTCTATGATCCAAGGCTCATTTATGTCACGTCATAACACGCTTGTCGTCCCTGGCGGAAAAATGAGCTTTGCAATGGAATTGATCATGCGTCCACTTATCGAGAAACTGATTAATACGGGGAAAATCAGTTAAGTCAGCACAAAACCAAAATGAATAGAAAAAAGGTTGGCGTAAACACCAACCTTTTTCATCTCAATCAATATTAGGCAGTGATGATTTCATACGAATGAGTCAACTTAACCTTTTCACCAATCATCAAGCATACAGAGCAATATTTCTCTAAAGAATCAGCAATGCTGTTAGCCACTAAGGTTTCATTTAAATCAAAACCTGAAACGATAAAATGCAAATTGGCTGTGGTAAATAAACGTGGAGCTTGCTCTCGACGCTCTGCTGAAATAAGAACTTCACAACCCACAATATTTTGCACCTGGGATTGTAAAGCACTGACAACATCTACTGAGCTACACCCTCCCGCCGCCATTAATACCAATTCCATCGCACTTGGGGCTTTATCCCCTCCATTACCATCCATGACTACACTGTGACCAGAGCTTGATTGACCTAAAAAGGTCATATCTTCTACCCATTTTACTCGGGACTGCATCGCTTAATCCTTATTCAAACGCCCAATAATTGTCTCTAGTTTTATTGATATAATAATGAATGTAAATCCTAATTCTCCGCATTAATAACAACTTTTTTCCTCTCTAAAAATCGTCGTAATAATCTTTACTTATCACACTGCTTAAAATTATCTCGCCGCATTGTGATCCTGTGCACAGTTATCCATATGAAATGAACGAATCTACTAGATCAATATCAAGAAAAAGGCGTAGAAAAAGGATACACTCTAACTTATTCAAGTTAGCTTGCAGCCCAGCGGCTGAATGGATACCCTGTCAGTAGGCAGTTTTTTTTCTCATGATAAAACTTAGAAGAAAAGAGACCAATGCTGTTGGGCAACAAATGCAGAGGAAGTTAGTAATATGGTTCCAGGTAAACCGCAAACAGATCCAACTTTAGAGTGGTTTCTTTCCCATTGTCATATTCACAAGTACCCATCGAAAAGTACGCTGATCCACGCAGGTGAGAAAGCAGAAACGTTGTACTACATTGTGAAGGGTTCTGTTGCTGTACTAATCAAGGATGAAGAAGGTAAGGAGATGATCCTTTCTTACCTAAACCAAGGTGACTTTATTGGTGAGCTTGGCTTATTCGAAGAAGATCAAGAGCGTACTGCTTGGGTTCGTGCGAAAAGTCCTTGTGAAGTAGCAGAAATTTCATTCAAAAAATTCCGTCAGTTAATTCAGGTTAACCCTGATATTCTGATGCGCTTATCTGCTCAAATGGCAAGTCGCCTACAAGTGACAAGCCAGAAAGTAGGTGATTTAGCATTCTTAGACGTTACAGGTCGTATCGCACAGACATTGCTAAATCTTGCAAAACAACCAGATGCAATGACGCACCCTGATGGCATGCAGATTAAGATCACTCGTCAAGAAATCGGTCAAATTGTTGGCTGTTCTCGTGAAACAGTGGGTCGTATTCTGAAAATGCTTGAAGAGCAGAACTTAATTTCTGCTCACGGTAAGACGATTGTTGTTTACGGTACGCGTTAATTTTTAACGTCTTTAGCCGTACAAAAAGCCGCACACTGTTGCGGCTTTTTTCATTTTCTTACCCTTTCAAACAAGTATGAACCTGCTTTTTATCAAGCTTTGCTTCGTTAATTCTGGCGCTATGCATGCAGTAAAAAAAGTAGCTAACATACTCTTTCATCTCTTCTTTCGCAGAAATAATTTCATCACCACGCCCCATTTGTTTAAGCGCTATCTGCTGGCACATGCTGTTATAGCGACTTAAGGTTTGGTTACACTCCTCAGTAGAACTAAACTGCAAGCAACGTTTAGATTTAGCTTTATCACAAACAAGCGCATCACCATTTTGACCTAACCATGAACGAGTACTATTCAGCATGAATGCAGTTTCAAAAGTGTTTTTTAAAGATTGATTTAACTGCTCATGATTAGCGACCGTAAACTCACGTTTAGCAACGACCTGATCTTTATACAGCAATTCAAATACCCAAGAACCACTGACTAATTCATAAGGTTCTGAAAACTGCCAAAGCGCCAAGTTTTTATCGTGTTTGTACATGGTATCGGACCATGTTGATACCGTCGTTGCTTGCTTCGTTGCTGGGTTTATCAGTTTAGGATGCGTCATACGCGCTGTAATAGGAAATGCCGTTTTTGATTTCATCTCATCACTGGCGCCATCAGGGATCTCTATTGCATAACGAAACCCGATATATTGCCCAAGTTTCGGGGTCACTAATTTAGTACTTGCCTTTACCGTATAAACAGCCCCATTTTGGGTGATCACACCACCTTCTGAAATCGTCACCTTAGGTACATTGTTATCCACTGAAGATAAAGAACTACATCCGGTCAATGCTAACAATAACAGCCCTACTATTGTGATCCATCTAAGATTCATATTACTTCCACCTAATCCAAAAGCATTGAAGAAAGAAATACTTATTGATAACTTTCTAACTAAAACAAAGCATTAGATAATAAAGCAATGTGACATTTTTGATGTACCGATAAGATCACAAATTAGCAATTACATGCAAAATAAAATCGCTAAAAGGAATGAGTAATGCTTTAACAAATAATTCATCAATCCCATTCAAACTTTGTGTCTTTTATGAGAACAATTAATTTGTATTGCTCAAATTAAGTGCTACATTCTGCGTATGAATGGACTTTCTTTTTCTCGCGGTAATGGAATATGGATATTGAACGTTTTGCCCCGAATAGCTACACCACTGTACCTGGCGCTATCGCTCCTCAACCTACAACTATTGAGATGACAGGCTTTAGTGACCGTCGTTGTTATTTAGAACAGCAGACAGGTTTACGTCGCTGTCCTGCTGAAGACAGTGGTATTTGGGGATCCCCCCTCGACAATTAACAGATTCAAAAAAAGCAGCCAAATGGCTGCTTTTTTAATGCATCGCTTACATCATTCAAGAGTTATAAGTACTCTCAAAGATCTTATCAGCCGAAGCTTCAACAAACCCGCTATAAATCTCACCATCAGGCTGCAAATAACGTTTAGCAAACTCATAAAACCCACCAGAGACCAGCATCTCACCATCAGAAAACGTGACCATGACTTTATCAGCCATGGTTGCTGATTGCTCTAGCATCACAGTAGGATCGCCTTTTACCGCACCGCCTGCCTGATTAATATCAAAACCACTCGATTCAAGAAAATGGTTCACTTCAGAAATTTCATTAAATTGCTCAAGCTGATTAATATCAACAGTAAAATGATTGGCACCAAAACCATGTGCTGCTACCCATCCTGCATATTCACTTTCTGCATTTAAAAGCTGATAACTATCGCGACTTAATTGCCATGGTTTACCTTGAGAGAGAAAAGCAGGATTGGCAAAATAGTCATCATCAACTTGATCGACAAGCTGCCGTACTTCTGTTTGCAACTCTGTTGAACATAATCCTAATTGCAGTTCACTAATAAATACTTTAGGCGCAGCAGGATCGGGGTGTTCAAAATGCTCTGCATATAACTTTTTCGCTTTGAAATGGTATCGACCTTTGGGTTTATAACCTACCGCAATAAATGGAGCCGCTAATCTTGCTAAACCACATTTAGGTAAGGCAAAGGTACGCAACGCAATATGATCATTTCTAAGTGGCGCATCTTCGGTAAGCAATTGCCGAATATTCAGCGCTGAAGGACATAATCGCTGAGTATAATCTTGCCATAACGCGGTAAATAGTTGTTCCATGCTGCACAATCCTTACTGTAAATAATACAGTGAACTTATTAATCTCAGAGTGAAATACCCGGAGATAACTGCTCAGGTAAGCATGTTGACTCACCTTCCATTGATGCCATTGGGTAAGCACAATAATCAGCAGCGTAGTAAGCACTTGGGCGTAAATTACCAGATGCTCCTGGGCCACCAAACGGTGCATCTCCACTCGCTCCCGTTAACTGGCGATTACGATTTACAATCCCCGCGCGAATATGATCAATAAAATATTGCCATTCACTATCATCGGTTGATACAAGCCCAGCTGATAAGCCATAACGGGTGTCGTTCGCAAGACAGACGGCTTGAGCGAGATCTTGATAACGCACTACCTGCAATAATGGGCCAAAATATTCTTCATCGGGTAAATTTTCGATATTCGTAACATCAATGATCCCTGGTGTAACCACCGCACCTTGTCCGCGCTTTGCCTCTACCAATACTTCGCCACCAAGCGATACTAATTGTCGCTGAGTTTGCACAATATTGTCTGCTGCTTGACGGGATATTTGAGGCCCCATAAACGGTGCAGGCTCGGCAAATGGTCCATCGACAACAATAGCTTTGGTTGCTTCCACTAAAGCTGCCAACAACGTATCCCCTTCGCTACCCAAGGGTAAGTATAGTCGGCGAGCACAAGTACAACGTTGTCCTGCGCTGATAAAAGCAGATTGTAAAATGGTATAAACGGTAGCATTGAGATCACCATAAGCATTGGAGATCACCATAGGGTTATTCCCCCCCATTTCTAATGCCAGCATCTTGCCCGGTTGACCTGCAAATTGGCGATGCAGAATATGCCCAGTATTAGCACTGCCCGTAAATAATAAACCATCAATATCTTTTGAAGCGGCGAGTGCCTCTCCGGTTGGGCGAGCTCCCTGCACAAGATTAATAACCCCATCAGGTAATCCTGCTTGTTGCCAGAGTTTCATTACAACTTCAGCCGTTTTAGGCGTTAATTCAGAAGGTTTGAATACCACCGTATTACCTGCAAGCAATGCGGGTACGATGTGGCCATTGGGTAAATGACCGGGGAAATTATAGGGCCCAAATACAGCCATCACCCCTAATGGTCGATGACGTACAATCGCTGTCGTACCTGCGATATCTTTTTCGCGTTGGCCTGTCCGTTCATGATAAGCACGTAAAGAAATCGCCACTTTCCCTACCATTGCTCCTGCTTCTGTTCGAGTCTCCCATAACGGTTTACCCGTTTCTTCTGCTATCGTAATGGCAATATTTTCACTATTCTCCTTCACCAACTCGGCAAATTGTTCCACGATGGCTTGGCGCTCAACAAGGGAAGTATGACGCCATTGAAGTAACGCTGCACGCGCAGCATTCACCGCTTGCGAGACTTGCTCGCTTGTCGCGGCTCGGCCTTGCCAAATCACTTCATCAGTAAAGGGGTTGAGCGATGTTATCTCATCACCTAAACCATCGACCCATTGACCCGCAATCCATTGACTCATACTTCTCTCCCCTCTTTGTATTCGTAGTTTTACAGCTCAATAAAGCGCACAGGCTCACCGGTATTAACCATGAGAGTATCAGCGACCTCTTGCGTCATAACCACGGTTTGCGCTTTATCATTGATTTCCAGTGGGCTCGCAACAGCACGAAAATCAGTAAATGATGTATTCGCCACTAGGCACTGCTGTTCACTTTGATGATCGTTAATTTCAACGATATAACGTTTTGAATGACGAACAGTTTCAACATTACGTACATCACATTCAACCGTAGGGCCTGCATCAAAAATATCGACATAGCCACGGCATGAAAAACCTTCATTTTCTAGCAAGCGTAATGCAGGACGCGTATTGTCATGAACTTGACCGATGACCGCTTGGGCTTCTTTGCTCAGTAAATTGACGTATATCGGAAGTTTAGGCATTAAGTCCGCAATAAAGCCTTTTGCTCCGATACCCGTTAGATAGTCAGCATGAATAAAATCAATCGAGAAAAAGTTATCTTTTAACCATTGCCAAAAAGGTGAGTTCCCTTCTTCATCGGAAACACCGCGCATTTCGGCAAATACCACATCAGCGAAACGATGGCGATGCTCTGCCATCATTAAAAAGCGCGCTTTAGACAATAGGCGACCATTTAAACCTTCACGCCATGGTGTACGTAAAAATAATGTGCAAAGCTCGGTATCACCGGTGTAGTGATTACCTAATGTCAGTAACTGTACGGTATTGTGTACCCCTAATCGGCGCGAGGCATGAACCACAGTACTTAGATGATAGTTATAAAAAGGGGCTTCTAAGCCAATCGCCGCTTCAATGGCAGTAGTACCTGCTATCTCGCCGGTATCTGTATCTTCAGCGACCATCAGGTAGCCTTCATCCTCAGGGCGAACGACATGTTTGGCAAAGCTGCGCTCTGAATGAGCAATGCGGTTACGAAGCATTTCTTCGTTAACAGGTAATGAAGTAAAACCATGACCTGATTCTTCAGCGCACTGCATGAGTGCAGAATAATCATCAGCGATGATAGGACGAATGACCAGCATCGACTTCCCTCCTGATGCAGGTAGTGACTATTGCCACTAACTAGATGGATAACAATAAGTCTTATAAGATAACTGGCAGTCGTTCCTCAACTGCCAGCAGCAATGCAAAGTAGAATTACTCGGCGTTATAGAGTGTTGCGATAGCGCGTTCTAGACGAGCCATACCTTCATCCACATCGGCTTTTTCAATCACTAGCGATGGCGTAAAGCGCACAACACTCGTACCAGCAACTAACATCATCAAGCCTTCTTTACCGGCTTGAACAAGAATGTCACGTGCACGACCTTGCCACTCTTCTGTGAGAGACGCTCCCAGCAGTAAACCTTTACCGCGGATCTCAGCAAAAATTGGGTATTTAGCATTAATCGCTGTGAGCCCTTCACGGAACCATTGTTCACGCTCTTTCACTCCAGCTAAAACATCGGGTTTACTCACTTCATTAATTACCGCTTCCGCAACAGCGCACGCTAACGGATTACCACCATACGTTGAACCATGAGTCCCGACTTTTAAATGCTCTGCTAATGCTGTTGTGGTAAGCATTGCGCCAATAGGGAACCCCCCCCCCAGCGACTTAGCCGTGGTTAAAATATCAGGTGTGACACCTAAACCTTGATAAGCATAAAAATCGCCAGTACGACCATTACCGGTTTGGACTTCATCAAATATCAATAAGGCTTGGTGCTTATCACATAATTCACGCACGCCCTGAACAAACTCAACACTCGGGCTAACCAAACCACCTTCACCTTGCAATGGCTCCATCATCACCGCACAAGTTCGCTCAGACATGATCTCGGCTAAAGCTGATAAATCATTGTAAGGAATATGCGTTACCGCTTGAGGTTTAGGGCCAAAACCATCGGAGTAAGCTTCTTGCCCACCAACCGTAACGGTGAAAAAAGTACGACCGTGGAAGCCTTGATGAAAGGCAATAATTTGATCTTTTTCAGCACTAAACTTATCGACTGCATAACGGCGAGCCAATTTCAGTGCCGCTTCGTTAGCTTCAGCACCCGAGTTAGCAAAAAAGACTTTGTCAGCAAAACATAACTCAGTGAGTTTTTTCGCTAAACGCAACGCGGGTTCATTGGTTAACACATTACTTAAATGCCATAATTTATCGGCTTGATCTTTTAATGCGTTAACCATTATTGGATGGCAATGACCCAGACAACTCACCGCAATTCCACCGGCAAAATCGACATATTCACGATCATGTTGATCCCATACT is part of the Photobacterium angustum genome and harbors:
- a CDS encoding aspartate aminotransferase family protein; protein product: MTTEQRVERNLFDEVMVPCYSPMAEIPVRGSGARVWDQHDREYVDFAGGIAVSCLGHCHPIMVNALKDQADKLWHLSNVLTNEPALRLAKKLTELCFADKVFFANSGAEANEAALKLARRYAVDKFSAEKDQIIAFHQGFHGRTFFTVTVGGQEAYSDGFGPKPQAVTHIPYNDLSALAEIMSERTCAVMMEPLQGEGGLVSPSVEFVQGVRELCDKHQALLIFDEVQTGNGRTGDFYAYQGLGVTPDILTTAKSLGGGFPIGAMLTTTALAEHLKVGTHGSTYGGNPLACAVAEAVINEVSKPDVLAGVKEREQWFREGLTAINAKYPIFAEIRGKGLLLGASLTEEWQGRARDILVQAGKEGLMMLVAGTSVVRFTPSLVIEKADVDEGMARLERAIATLYNAE
- the astD gene encoding succinylglutamate-semialdehyde dehydrogenase, producing MSQWIAGQWVDGLGDEITSLNPFTDEVIWQGRAATSEQVSQAVNAARAALLQWRHTSLVERQAIVEQFAELVKENSENIAITIAEETGKPLWETRTEAGAMVGKVAISLRAYHERTGQREKDIAGTTAIVRHRPLGVMAVFGPYNFPGHLPNGHIVPALLAGNTVVFKPSELTPKTAEVVMKLWQQAGLPDGVINLVQGARPTGEALAASKDIDGLLFTGSANTGHILHRQFAGQPGKMLALEMGGNNPMVISNAYGDLNATVYTILQSAFISAGQRCTCARRLYLPLGSEGDTLLAALVEATKAIVVDGPFAEPAPFMGPQISRQAADNIVQTQRQLVSLGGEVLVEAKRGQGAVVTPGIIDVTNIENLPDEEYFGPLLQVVRYQDLAQAVCLANDTRYGLSAGLVSTDDSEWQYFIDHIRAGIVNRNRQLTGASGDAPFGGPGASGNLRPSAYYAADYCAYPMASMEGESTCLPEQLSPGISL
- the astA gene encoding arginine N-succinyltransferase yields the protein MLVIRPIIADDYSALMQCAEESGHGFTSLPVNEEMLRNRIAHSERSFAKHVVRPEDEGYLMVAEDTDTGEIAGTTAIEAAIGLEAPFYNYHLSTVVHASRRLGVHNTVQLLTLGNHYTGDTELCTLFLRTPWREGLNGRLLSKARFLMMAEHRHRFADVVFAEMRGVSDEEGNSPFWQWLKDNFFSIDFIHADYLTGIGAKGFIADLMPKLPIYVNLLSKEAQAVIGQVHDNTRPALRLLENEGFSCRGYVDIFDAGPTVECDVRNVETVRHSKRYIVEINDHQSEQQCLVANTSFTDFRAVASPLEINDKAQTVVMTQEVADTLMVNTGEPVRFIEL
- a CDS encoding DUF1338 domain-containing protein, which produces MEQLFTALWQDYTQRLCPSALNIRQLLTEDAPLRNDHIALRTFALPKCGLARLAAPFIAVGYKPKGRYHFKAKKLYAEHFEHPDPAAPKVFISELQLGLCSTELQTEVRQLVDQVDDDYFANPAFLSQGKPWQLSRDSYQLLNAESEYAGWVAAHGFGANHFTVDINQLEQFNEISEVNHFLESSGFDINQAGGAVKGDPTVMLEQSATMADKVMVTFSDGEMLVSGGFYEFAKRYLQPDGEIYSGFVEASADKIFESTYNS
- a CDS encoding OsmC family protein — translated: MQSRVKWVEDMTFLGQSSSGHSVVMDGNGGDKAPSAMELVLMAAGGCSSVDVVSALQSQVQNIVGCEVLISAERREQAPRLFTTANLHFIVSGFDLNETLVANSIADSLEKYCSVCLMIGEKVKLTHSYEIITA
- the crp gene encoding cAMP-activated global transcriptional regulator CRP, whose amino-acid sequence is MVPGKPQTDPTLEWFLSHCHIHKYPSKSTLIHAGEKAETLYYIVKGSVAVLIKDEEGKEMILSYLNQGDFIGELGLFEEDQERTAWVRAKSPCEVAEISFKKFRQLIQVNPDILMRLSAQMASRLQVTSQKVGDLAFLDVTGRIAQTLLNLAKQPDAMTHPDGMQIKITRQEIGQIVGCSRETVGRILKMLEEQNLISAHGKTIVVYGTR
- a CDS encoding DUF3859 domain-containing protein, encoding MNLRWITIVGLLLLALTGCSSLSSVDNNVPKVTISEGGVITQNGAVYTVKASTKLVTPKLGQYIGFRYAIEIPDGASDEMKSKTAFPITARMTHPKLINPATKQATTVSTWSDTMYKHDKNLALWQFSEPYELVSGSWVFELLYKDQVVAKREFTVANHEQLNQSLKNTFETAFMLNSTRSWLGQNGDALVCDKAKSKRCLQFSSTEECNQTLSRYNSMCQQIALKQMGRGDEIISAKEEMKEYVSYFFYCMHSARINEAKLDKKQVHTCLKG
- a CDS encoding phosphoribulokinase; translated protein: MSAKHPIIAVTGSSGAGTTTTSEAFRKMFNMMNINAAWLEGDSFHRYTRPEMDTEIRKAKEQGRHISYFGSEANDFAQLEQFFKQYGEDGTGRFRRYLHTFDEAVPYNQMPGTFTPWQQLAENTDLLFYEGLHGGVVDGEIHVAQHVDLLIGMVPIVNLEWIQKIVRDTRDRGHSREAVMESIVRSMDDYLNYLTPQFSRTHINFQRVPTVDTSNPVSAKGIPSLDESFVVIRFRGLNNVDFPYLLSMIQGSFMSRHNTLVVPGGKMSFAMELIMRPLIEKLINTGKIS